One segment of Daphnia magna isolate NIES linkage group LG2, ASM2063170v1.1, whole genome shotgun sequence DNA contains the following:
- the LOC116916373 gene encoding Golgi SNAP receptor complex member 2 codes for MEVLYHQSQKLVLDIQGLLPHIERNVGKDAASIEQTIHAKLEEITSNIQRLDILVNKELPVRRREARFKVDQLKQDRLMLQNAIHLLQHKRILREQEEAAREELLTQTFQPNNRETSLYIDHSLQHHTALNGIHRSLDDIWETGTAVLDGLRTQKSVFKKAHRRLLDVTSMLSLSNTVMRMIERRSTQDKYLFYGLAIITCIFILVAFWYFRH; via the exons ATGGAGGTCCTCTATCACCAATCGCAAAAATTGGTACTTGACATTCAAGGTCTTCTGCCTCATATTGAGAGAAATGTCGGGAAAGATGCTGCCAGCATTGAGCAGACAATCCACGCCAAACTTGAAGAAATCACGAG CAACATTCAAAGGCTAGATATTCTTGTCAACAAGGAGCTCCCTGTTCGAAGAAGAGAAGCCAGATTCAAGGTTGACCAGTTAAAACAGGATAGACTCATGTTACAA AATGCAATTCACTTGCTACAACATAAAAGAATATTGagggaacaagaagaagctgCCAGAGAAGAACTGTTAACCCAAACATTCCAGCCAAATAACAGAGAGACCTCACTGTACATCGATCATTCTTTGCAACACCATACAGCTTTAAATGGAATTCATAGGAGTCTGGATGATATTTGGGAAACTGGTACTGCTGTACTTGATGGTTTACGTACCCAAAAaagtgtttttaaaaaagctcATCGCCGACTTCTTGACGTAACGTCAATGTTGAGTCTAAGCAACACGGTTATGAGGATGATTGAACGTCGGTCTACTCAAGATAAATATCTGTTCTATGGCTTGGCGATAATTACTTGCATTTTCATTCTTGTAGCGTTTTGGTATTTTCGGCACTGA